A genomic stretch from Enterobacter oligotrophicus includes:
- the ydfG gene encoding bifunctional NADP-dependent 3-hydroxy acid dehydrogenase/3-hydroxypropionate dehydrogenase YdfG has translation MIILVTGATAGFGECITRRFVANGHKVIATGRRQERLQELKDELGDSILTAQLDVRNRAAIEEMIANLPAEWRDIDVLVNNAGLALGMEPAHKASVEDWENMIDTNNKGLVYMTRAVLPGMVERNRGHIINIGSTAGSWPYAGGNVYGATKAFVRQFSLNLRTDLHGTAIRVTDIEPGLVGGTEFSNVRFKGDDAKADKTYENANALTPEDVTETVWWVATLPKHVNINTVEMMPVSQSFAGLSVHRG, from the coding sequence ATGATTATTTTAGTTACCGGGGCGACAGCAGGTTTTGGTGAATGCATCACGCGCCGCTTCGTCGCCAACGGTCATAAAGTGATTGCGACAGGCCGTCGTCAGGAACGTCTGCAGGAGCTGAAAGATGAGCTGGGTGACAGCATTTTGACCGCACAGCTGGACGTGCGTAACCGTGCCGCCATTGAAGAGATGATAGCTAACCTGCCTGCCGAATGGCGTGACATCGACGTGCTGGTGAACAATGCCGGTCTGGCGTTGGGTATGGAACCTGCCCATAAAGCCAGCGTGGAAGACTGGGAAAATATGATCGACACCAACAATAAAGGGCTGGTGTATATGACCCGCGCCGTGTTGCCTGGCATGGTTGAACGCAATCGCGGCCATATCATCAACATCGGTTCAACCGCGGGCAGTTGGCCTTACGCGGGGGGTAACGTCTATGGTGCGACCAAAGCGTTTGTACGCCAGTTCAGCCTGAATCTGCGCACCGACCTGCACGGCACTGCGATTCGCGTGACCGATATCGAGCCTGGTCTGGTTGGTGGTACGGAGTTCTCTAACGTCCGTTTCAAAGGCGACGACGCAAAAGCGGATAAAACCTACGAAAATGCCAATGCGCTGACGCCGGAAGATGTTACCGAGACCGTCTGGTGGGTCGCGACCTTGCCAAAACACGTTAATATCAACACCGTTGAAATGATGCCTGTCAGCCAGAGTTTTGCCGGACTTAGCGTCCATCGTGGTTAA
- a CDS encoding MFS transporter translates to MLRKNKNVTIPVSIGYGLTDIMGGGAFTVIGAWLLFFYTTFVGLSPVEAASIVAIARIVDAVVSLFMGSYTDHFYKNYFGKKFGRRRFFLLIGAPLMLVYALLWLDGMTYGFYLAVYLAFEIIAAMVLIPWETLPSEMTKDFNQRTKLSTCRMFLSASGTFLATFIPGLLIGYFGEKSAEAYLINGVIFAVLFMICVFISWKVTWERELTPEMLAELEKTERQKTLAEKLAAFGRLFKDYGSTLKIRAFRKHLAIYLLSFTGKDVYNTVFVFFCVYCLNVSSSLAGSLLSMSIVGLPVTLIAGIGIIKFGPSKLYVFAYSLMMLCLGGFFAVYQIPALNTVATLVILAGLYQVGRCVLEFTPWNVFPFIPDIDEMVSHQRREGLFAAVMTFSRKTTVAIATFIVGLLLQNGGFVKGSQTQPPEAIHTIAMLMFIGTAGLLILALWQALTFHLNKRTHKIFVDELDRLKAKGSPQHATPEARRVVEDLTGYSYDSLCREPEHAEDSVAVRSSSVS, encoded by the coding sequence ATGTTACGCAAAAATAAAAATGTAACCATCCCGGTCAGTATTGGGTATGGATTAACAGACATTATGGGCGGTGGTGCATTTACCGTCATTGGTGCCTGGCTACTGTTTTTTTATACGACATTTGTGGGTTTGTCACCTGTCGAAGCGGCATCGATAGTTGCTATTGCCAGGATTGTCGATGCTGTCGTCAGTCTTTTTATGGGGAGTTATACCGATCACTTTTATAAGAATTATTTCGGGAAGAAATTCGGTCGCCGTCGTTTCTTCTTGCTGATCGGGGCACCGCTGATGCTGGTGTATGCCTTGCTCTGGCTTGATGGCATGACGTATGGTTTTTATCTTGCAGTCTACCTGGCGTTTGAAATTATTGCCGCGATGGTCTTGATCCCCTGGGAAACATTACCTTCGGAGATGACCAAAGATTTTAACCAGAGAACGAAGCTGTCAACCTGTCGCATGTTTCTCTCTGCATCTGGAACATTTCTGGCAACGTTTATTCCAGGCTTACTCATTGGCTACTTTGGTGAAAAAAGTGCCGAAGCCTATCTTATTAACGGTGTGATCTTTGCCGTGTTGTTTATGATTTGCGTATTTATCTCCTGGAAAGTGACATGGGAACGCGAACTGACTCCTGAAATGCTGGCTGAGCTTGAAAAAACCGAGCGGCAAAAAACGCTGGCTGAAAAGTTAGCTGCATTTGGACGTCTGTTTAAAGATTATGGTTCCACCCTTAAAATTCGTGCATTCAGAAAACATCTGGCGATATACCTGCTCTCTTTTACCGGAAAGGATGTTTACAACACCGTATTCGTCTTCTTCTGTGTTTATTGCCTGAATGTTTCTTCTTCGCTGGCAGGCAGCCTGCTGTCGATGAGTATCGTCGGGTTGCCGGTTACCCTGATTGCCGGTATCGGGATCATTAAGTTTGGCCCGTCGAAACTGTATGTCTTTGCCTACTCTCTGATGATGCTCTGCCTGGGCGGGTTCTTTGCTGTGTACCAGATCCCGGCACTGAATACTGTCGCGACGCTGGTTATTCTGGCGGGTTTGTATCAGGTTGGGCGCTGCGTACTGGAATTTACGCCGTGGAACGTATTCCCGTTTATTCCAGACATCGACGAAATGGTAAGCCACCAGCGTCGGGAAGGGCTGTTTGCCGCCGTGATGACCTTCTCCCGCAAAACCACCGTTGCTATCGCCACCTTTATTGTTGGCCTCCTGCTGCAAAACGGTGGGTTCGTGAAAGGAAGCCAGACGCAACCGCCGGAAGCTATTCACACTATCGCTATGTTGATGTTTATCGGCACTGCGGGGCTGCTGATCCTTGCTCTGTGGCAGGCATTAACATTCCATTTGAACAAACGCACGCATAAAATTTTTGTTGATGAACTGGACCGACTGAAAGCAAAAGGTTCACCGCAGCATGCCACACCTGAGGCACGTCGCGTGGTGGAAGATCTTACTGGCTATTCCTACGATTCGTTGTGCCGTGAGCCTGAGCATGCAGAAGATAGCGTGGCAGTCCGGTCGTCGTCAGTGAGCTAA
- a CDS encoding GntR family transcriptional regulator, whose product MAAESQLNPTQPVNQQIYRILRRDIVHCLIPPGTPLSEKEVSVRFDVSRQPVREAFIKLAENGLIQIRPQRGSYVNKISLSQVRNGCFVRQAIECAVVRRAASLINDNQCYLLEQNLHQQRIAIDRKQLNDFFQLDDEFHQKLAQIADCQLAWDTIENIKATIDRVRYMSLDHVSPPEMLLRQHHDIFNALEKRDTDAVEKAMTLHLQEISESVQLIRQENSDWFSED is encoded by the coding sequence ATGGCCGCTGAATCGCAACTCAATCCTACCCAGCCTGTTAATCAGCAAATCTATCGCATTCTGCGACGTGATATCGTTCACTGCCTGATCCCGCCAGGAACGCCGCTCTCTGAGAAAGAGGTATCCGTCCGTTTTGATGTCTCTCGTCAGCCTGTGCGCGAAGCATTCATTAAACTTGCAGAGAACGGTCTGATTCAGATCCGCCCGCAACGCGGCAGCTATGTAAATAAAATTTCCCTTTCTCAGGTGCGAAACGGCTGTTTTGTCCGTCAGGCGATTGAGTGCGCAGTGGTACGCCGCGCCGCCTCGCTGATTAATGACAACCAGTGTTACCTGCTGGAACAGAATCTTCATCAGCAGCGCATCGCCATCGACCGTAAGCAATTGAACGACTTTTTCCAGCTTGATGATGAGTTTCACCAGAAGCTGGCCCAAATCGCTGATTGTCAGCTGGCCTGGGATACCATTGAAAATATCAAAGCCACCATTGACCGCGTGCGCTACATGAGCCTTGATCATGTCTCACCACCGGAAATGTTACTTCGACAACACCATGATATTTTTAATGCGCTGGAAAAGCGTGACACCGACGCTGTTGAAAAAGCCATGACGCTGCACCTGCAGGAAATTAGCGAATCTGTGCAGTTAATTCGTCAGGAAAATAGCGACTGGTTCAGCGAAGACTAA
- the ydfZ gene encoding putative selenium delivery protein YdfZ: protein MMTYDRNRNAITTGSRVMINGTGHTGVIKAIHSNGLDAAQVRRSKTVEVEGCEGKFEPIELIRLGMH from the coding sequence ATGATGACATACGACCGAAACCGCAACGCAATTACGACCGGCAGCCGGGTCATGATCAACGGCACAGGACACACTGGTGTAATTAAAGCGATTCACAGCAACGGCCTTGATGCCGCACAGGTGCGTCGCAGCAAAACGGTTGAAGTGGAAGGATGCGAAGGTAAGTTTGAACCGATCGAACTGATTCGCCTGGGAATGCACTAA
- the dcp gene encoding peptidyl-dipeptidase Dcp → MSVNNPFFEISPLPYQAPRFDEITDSHYRPAFDEAMRQKRAEIDAIVAQTTEPDFKNTVLALEKSGAMMSRVSSVFFAMTSAHTNDVLQALDEQFSTELAALANDIWLNELLFSRVEAVWRERAALDAESRRLAEETYQHFVLAGARLNDAEKAELKALNTESASLTSQFNQRLLAANKAGGLVVDYVHQLDGLSADEIATAAQAAAEKGLNDRWLIPLLNTTQQPALSALRDRQTRENLFNAGWVRTQKGDENDTRALIRRLTALRARQAQLLGFENYASWSIADQMAKTPAAALAFMRGIVPAARSRAEREQADIQKVIDDEQGGFTVQAWDWAFYAERVRLGQYALDESQIKPYFALNTVLHDGVFWAANQLFGISFVERFDIPVYHPDVRVWEIFDHTGEGMALFYGDFFARDSKSGGAWMGNFVEQSYEFSARPVIYNVCNYQKPAQGQTALLSWDDVITLFHEFGHTLHGLFATQRYATLSGTNTPRDFVEFPSQINEHWASHPQVFAHYARHYETNEPMPDTLRDKMLSATQFNKGYDMTELLSAALLDMNWHEISEPVEDVEAFEAHALKKEGLDLPAVPPRYRSSYFAHIFGGGYAAGYYAYLWTQMLADDGYQWFVEQGGLTRENGQTFREAILSRGNSSDLEALYRDWRGHDPKLEPMLKNRGLS, encoded by the coding sequence ATGTCGGTCAACAATCCTTTCTTTGAAATCAGCCCGTTACCTTATCAGGCTCCTCGTTTCGACGAGATTACCGATAGCCACTATCGCCCGGCATTTGACGAAGCCATGCGCCAGAAACGCGCGGAAATCGACGCTATCGTCGCGCAAACGACAGAACCGGACTTTAAAAACACCGTGCTGGCGCTGGAAAAAAGCGGGGCCATGATGTCCCGCGTCAGCAGCGTGTTCTTCGCGATGACTTCCGCGCATACCAATGATGTTTTACAAGCGCTGGACGAACAGTTCTCGACGGAACTGGCAGCGCTCGCGAACGACATCTGGCTTAACGAGTTGCTTTTCTCCCGCGTGGAGGCTGTCTGGCGGGAGCGCGCGGCGCTGGATGCCGAGTCCCGCCGTCTGGCAGAAGAGACGTATCAGCACTTTGTTCTGGCGGGGGCTCGTCTGAATGATGCAGAAAAAGCGGAGCTGAAGGCGTTAAATACCGAGTCGGCTTCCCTGACGAGCCAGTTTAACCAGCGACTTCTGGCGGCAAATAAAGCGGGCGGGCTGGTTGTGGACTATGTTCACCAGCTTGATGGACTCAGCGCCGATGAGATTGCAACGGCGGCGCAGGCCGCGGCAGAAAAAGGGCTGAACGATCGGTGGCTGATCCCCTTGCTTAATACCACGCAGCAGCCCGCGCTCTCTGCACTTCGCGATCGTCAGACCCGCGAAAATTTATTCAACGCGGGCTGGGTACGTACGCAGAAGGGTGATGAAAATGATACCCGTGCGTTGATCCGCCGTCTCACGGCATTACGCGCGCGTCAGGCGCAACTGCTCGGCTTCGAAAACTATGCCAGCTGGAGCATTGCCGATCAGATGGCGAAAACGCCAGCCGCGGCGCTGGCGTTTATGCGGGGTATTGTTCCTGCGGCGCGCTCGCGCGCAGAGCGTGAGCAGGCCGACATTCAGAAAGTGATTGACGATGAGCAGGGCGGATTTACGGTTCAGGCATGGGACTGGGCGTTTTATGCTGAGCGCGTGCGTCTGGGGCAATATGCGCTGGATGAGTCGCAAATAAAACCGTACTTTGCGCTCAATACCGTGCTGCATGACGGCGTATTCTGGGCCGCGAACCAGTTGTTTGGGATCAGTTTCGTGGAGCGTTTTGACATTCCTGTCTATCACCCGGACGTTCGCGTATGGGAAATCTTTGACCACACCGGCGAAGGAATGGCGCTGTTCTACGGTGATTTCTTCGCCCGCGACTCCAAAAGCGGCGGTGCGTGGATGGGGAATTTCGTTGAGCAGTCATACGAATTTTCCGCGCGTCCGGTCATATACAACGTGTGTAATTACCAAAAGCCGGCGCAGGGGCAGACAGCGCTCCTCTCCTGGGATGACGTCATCACCTTGTTCCATGAATTCGGACATACGCTGCACGGCCTGTTTGCAACCCAGCGGTACGCCACGCTCTCCGGTACTAACACGCCGCGCGATTTTGTAGAGTTTCCGTCGCAAATTAACGAGCACTGGGCCAGCCATCCGCAGGTATTTGCGCATTATGCGCGTCACTATGAAACCAACGAACCAATGCCGGACACGCTACGGGATAAGATGCTTAGCGCGACCCAGTTCAACAAAGGCTACGACATGACGGAGCTGCTGAGCGCCGCGCTGCTGGATATGAACTGGCACGAGATCAGCGAGCCAGTGGAGGATGTTGAGGCTTTTGAAGCGCATGCACTGAAAAAAGAGGGGCTGGATCTCCCCGCCGTACCGCCTCGCTATCGCAGCAGCTATTTCGCCCATATTTTTGGTGGCGGCTATGCAGCAGGGTACTACGCGTACCTTTGGACGCAAATGCTCGCGGACGATGGCTATCAGTGGTTTGTTGAGCAGGGCGGCCTGACGCGAGAAAACGGGCAAACGTTCCGCGAGGCGATTTTATCACGCGGGAACAGCAGCGATCTGGAAGCACTATACCGCGACTGGCGCGGGCACGATCCGAAGCTGGAGCCGATGTTGAAGAATCGTGGGTTAAGTTAA
- a CDS encoding mannitol dehydrogenase family protein produces the protein MENRLLQAKATLPHYDRERLNARIVHLGFGAFHRAHQAVYTDILAAEHGSDWGYCEVNLIGGEQQIADLKAQDNLYTVAEMSADAWTSRVVGVVKNALHAQVDGLESVLAAMCEPQVAIVSLTITEKGYCHSPATGQLMLDHPFIAADLQNPHQPKSAPGVVVEALARRKAAGLPAFSVMSCDNMPENGHVMRNVTCAYARAVDGELADWIEANVTFPSTMVDRIVPAVTAETLDKIEQLTGVRDPAGVACEPFRQWVVEDNFVAGRPEWEKAGAELVSDVIPFEEMKLRMLNGSHSFLAYLGYLAGYQHINDCMEDANYRTAAHALMLKEQAPTLKVKGVDLGHYADLLIARYSNPALRHRTWQIAMDGSQKLPQRMLDSVRWHLVHQKDFPLLALGVAGWMRYVGGVDEQGNAIEVSDPQLAVIQAAVNGSAEGESRVKALLDIEAIFGTELPKEAVFVDAVMAAYQTLLQKGAKATVAQYAAQL, from the coding sequence ATGGAAAACCGATTATTACAGGCGAAGGCGACACTTCCTCATTACGACCGTGAGCGTCTCAACGCACGTATTGTGCATTTAGGATTTGGTGCGTTTCACCGTGCGCATCAGGCAGTCTATACCGATATCCTTGCTGCTGAACACGGCAGCGACTGGGGCTACTGCGAAGTAAACCTGATTGGCGGCGAGCAACAGATTGCCGATCTTAAGGCGCAGGACAACCTCTATACCGTGGCGGAAATGTCAGCCGATGCCTGGACTTCACGCGTAGTCGGCGTGGTGAAAAATGCGCTGCACGCGCAGGTTGACGGGCTGGAGAGCGTGCTGGCGGCGATGTGTGAACCGCAGGTGGCGATTGTATCACTGACTATCACAGAGAAAGGTTACTGCCACTCACCGGCCACCGGGCAATTAATGCTCGATCACCCGTTTATCGCTGCTGATTTGCAAAATCCGCACCAGCCTAAATCTGCGCCGGGCGTTGTGGTTGAAGCACTGGCGCGTCGTAAAGCGGCGGGTTTGCCAGCCTTCAGCGTGATGTCCTGCGACAATATGCCGGAAAACGGTCACGTCATGCGAAACGTCACCTGTGCTTATGCACGCGCTGTGGACGGTGAGCTGGCAGACTGGATTGAAGCCAATGTGACCTTCCCGTCAACGATGGTGGATCGTATTGTTCCGGCGGTGACTGCGGAAACGCTGGATAAAATCGAACAGCTGACCGGCGTGCGTGATCCGGCAGGTGTGGCCTGTGAACCGTTCCGTCAGTGGGTGGTAGAAGATAATTTTGTCGCCGGACGACCAGAGTGGGAAAAAGCCGGTGCTGAACTGGTGTCTGACGTTATTCCGTTTGAGGAAATGAAGTTGCGTATGCTCAACGGCAGCCACTCTTTCCTGGCGTACCTTGGGTATCTGGCTGGTTATCAGCACATTAACGACTGCATGGAAGACGCGAACTACCGTACAGCCGCGCACGCGCTAATGCTGAAAGAGCAGGCCCCTACGCTCAAAGTGAAAGGGGTCGATTTAGGTCACTATGCCGATCTGCTGATCGCGCGCTACAGCAACCCGGCTCTGCGTCACCGGACATGGCAGATTGCGATGGATGGCAGCCAAAAGCTCCCGCAGCGTATGCTCGATTCCGTGCGCTGGCACCTGGTGCACCAGAAAGACTTCCCGCTGCTGGCACTTGGTGTGGCGGGGTGGATGCGCTATGTCGGTGGCGTGGACGAGCAGGGGAACGCCATTGAAGTGAGCGATCCGCAGCTGGCGGTGATCCAGGCAGCCGTAAACGGCAGTGCAGAAGGTGAAAGCCGCGTGAAGGCGCTGTTGGATATCGAGGCTATCTTTGGAACAGAATTACCGAAGGAAGCGGTGTTTGTTGACGCGGTGATGGCGGCATACCAGACATTACTTCAGAAAGGCGCGAAAGCAACGGTTGCGCAGTACGCGGCGCAGCTGTAA
- the uxaC gene encoding glucuronate isomerase, whose product MSFINDNFMIGNATGLRLYQNVAKNLPIIDYHCHLDAKEIFENKNAENMTQLWLGGDHYKWRAMRANGIDEKYITGNASPEEKFAAWAETVEASFGNPLYHWTHLELSHYFFCDEQLGSHNWRDIMEHCNRLLQRPDFAPRELINRSNVEVICTTDSPLDTLHYHQLLRDDETFLVKVLPTFRPDDVFAESPAQFATFVERLSALTGVNIHSFSDFSTALGMRIDYFHEMGCRISDHGPVEIHYQAADEQSVEAIFARKCKGEGINHLDNAVLDSAIFIMLAKHYKQHNWAMQIHFGAIRNNNTRMYQTLGLNTGFDSITDQSHLASSLNGLLDAMSQNGGLPKTILYNLNASYNDIVASTIANFQSAELGVKSPMQFGSGWWFNDTRRGMENQLNSLADQGLLMNFVGMLTDSRSLVSYTRHDYFRRILCNLIGGWVEKGEVPDNNKILTKMISNICHDNAHNYFKF is encoded by the coding sequence ATGAGTTTTATTAACGATAATTTTATGATTGGCAATGCAACGGGCTTACGCTTATATCAAAACGTTGCCAAAAACTTACCCATTATCGACTATCACTGCCATCTTGATGCCAAAGAGATATTCGAGAATAAAAACGCAGAGAATATGACTCAGCTCTGGCTGGGTGGCGATCACTATAAATGGCGAGCGATGCGTGCGAACGGTATTGATGAAAAATACATTACCGGAAATGCCTCACCGGAGGAAAAGTTCGCTGCATGGGCGGAAACGGTAGAAGCCAGTTTTGGTAATCCGCTTTATCACTGGACGCATTTAGAACTGAGTCATTACTTCTTCTGTGACGAGCAGCTTGGTAGCCATAACTGGCGCGACATTATGGAGCACTGCAATCGTTTATTGCAACGCCCCGATTTTGCGCCTCGGGAGCTGATTAACCGTTCAAACGTCGAAGTGATCTGTACCACAGATTCACCGCTGGACACATTGCACTACCACCAGCTATTACGTGACGACGAAACATTTTTAGTGAAGGTGCTGCCTACGTTCCGTCCGGATGATGTTTTTGCAGAAAGTCCGGCGCAGTTTGCCACCTTTGTTGAACGATTATCCGCGCTGACAGGGGTAAATATTCATTCGTTTTCTGATTTCTCTACCGCGCTCGGAATGCGTATTGATTATTTCCATGAAATGGGATGCCGTATTTCGGATCACGGCCCGGTCGAAATACATTATCAGGCTGCCGATGAACAATCGGTTGAAGCCATTTTTGCGCGCAAATGCAAAGGGGAGGGGATTAATCATCTGGATAATGCGGTTCTGGACAGTGCCATATTTATTATGCTGGCAAAGCACTATAAACAGCACAACTGGGCGATGCAAATTCACTTTGGTGCGATTCGCAATAATAATACCCGGATGTACCAGACGTTGGGGCTGAATACCGGGTTCGATTCCATAACCGATCAGTCTCATCTGGCTTCAAGCCTGAACGGGCTTTTAGATGCCATGTCACAGAATGGAGGGCTACCCAAAACAATACTCTATAACCTTAATGCCAGTTATAACGATATCGTTGCCTCTACCATTGCCAATTTCCAGTCTGCTGAACTCGGCGTGAAGTCGCCGATGCAGTTTGGTTCCGGTTGGTGGTTTAACGACACGCGGCGGGGGATGGAAAATCAACTTAACAGTCTTGCCGACCAGGGTTTGTTAATGAATTTTGTCGGTATGCTCACAGATTCAAGAAGTCTGGTTTCTTATACCCGGCATGATTATTTTCGCAGGATCTTGTGTAATTTAATTGGCGGTTGGGTAGAAAAAGGGGAAGTCCCCGATAATAACAAGATACTCACAAAAATGATAAGCAATATTTGCCACGATAACGCTCATAACTATTTTAAATTTTAA
- a CDS encoding universal stress protein has product MYKKILMPVDVFEMDLSDKAVRHAANLAKTEGASITLVNILPGSSRSLLRGFNADIRKFEAYMTAESEKKMTDLKRLFDIAPEDIHCVVRFGNVRDEIIKLSKEGEYDVIVIGSKNPSITTHLLGSNAESILRYASIPVLVVR; this is encoded by the coding sequence ATGTACAAAAAGATTTTGATGCCTGTTGATGTGTTTGAAATGGACTTGAGCGACAAAGCGGTACGCCACGCGGCTAATCTGGCAAAGACGGAAGGTGCGTCGATTACGCTGGTTAATATTCTGCCGGGCAGCAGCCGGTCATTGTTACGTGGATTTAATGCCGATATCAGAAAGTTTGAAGCGTATATGACCGCCGAGTCCGAAAAAAAGATGACGGACCTCAAGCGGTTATTCGATATTGCCCCGGAAGATATTCACTGCGTAGTACGCTTCGGTAATGTGCGCGATGAAATAATCAAGCTAAGCAAAGAAGGGGAATATGATGTTATCGTCATCGGATCAAAAAATCCGAGTATCACCACCCATCTGCTCGGCTCGAACGCCGAATCCATCTTGCGCTATGCCAGCATCCCGGTATTAGTCGTTCGTTAA